In Geobacillus kaustophilus, a genomic segment contains:
- the cas6 gene encoding CRISPR-associated endoribonuclease Cas6 produces MTKYFHPGEKDFQRIISDNLVRKAKLIYGTDLTFAPVSIDSIGDFRKQIVLYKNTIIEAYNGKFILEGDSRLLQAAVDAGLGGKNSCGFGCIRPISR; encoded by the coding sequence GTGACGAAATACTTTCATCCGGGGGAAAAAGATTTTCAACGAATCATTTCTGACAACCTGGTGAGGAAAGCCAAGCTGATATACGGAACGGATCTCACGTTTGCGCCTGTCTCTATTGATTCAATCGGAGATTTCCGTAAACAGATCGTGCTTTACAAAAACACCATTATTGAAGCGTACAACGGGAAATTTATCCTTGAGGGGGATTCTCGTCTGTTGCAAGCTGCTGTTGATGCAGGTCTTGGTGGTAAAAATTCATGCGGATTCGGCTGTATCCGCCCCATCAGCCGTTAA
- a CDS encoding MFS transporter, protein MNWKRSVRILWLCNFMVSAGMTMVIPFLSLLLWEMGVTEHHTLSIWTGLVFSATFLSAAIMAPVWGVFADKYGQRANLIRAGIGMGLITGCMAFAHSPTALLVLRFLVGFFSGFITVSFSYLARVVPKSHSGEALGTLQTGSIAGNIIGPLIGGALSDWFGFRPVFLVTGLCILATLLPVIFWLEKDPVARQTKENQASFKEVFEHRTLVLFVATFLVQIAVLGVNSMMTIFVQSLVGHSSNLAFLSGLASSITGIATMIGTPYLGKLGDRIGQEKMLPMLLVLSGLLALPQVWTDHIYELYVWRFLQGLVVGGVWPAIQALINVQSPRRIQGRVFGVTASSRFLGNLAGPTAAGAIAGLCSTTYIFALSGLLLVATGILVGYAHRSAPNTARGEMKEKLVAWMHRLHSRH, encoded by the coding sequence GTGAACTGGAAACGAAGCGTCCGCATCCTTTGGCTGTGCAATTTCATGGTGTCCGCCGGGATGACGATGGTCATTCCGTTTTTATCATTGCTTTTGTGGGAGATGGGAGTCACCGAACACCACACGTTAAGCATCTGGACTGGCCTTGTCTTTTCTGCGACGTTCTTATCGGCGGCCATCATGGCCCCGGTGTGGGGCGTGTTCGCCGACAAGTACGGCCAGCGCGCCAACCTCATCCGAGCGGGGATCGGCATGGGGCTCATCACCGGCTGCATGGCGTTCGCCCATTCGCCGACGGCGTTGCTTGTTCTTCGTTTTCTTGTCGGCTTTTTCTCCGGGTTCATCACCGTCTCGTTTTCGTACTTGGCGCGCGTCGTACCGAAAAGCCATAGCGGCGAGGCGCTCGGGACGCTGCAGACGGGAAGCATCGCCGGAAACATCATCGGGCCGCTCATCGGCGGCGCCTTATCGGATTGGTTCGGCTTCCGCCCGGTGTTTCTCGTGACCGGGCTTTGCATTTTGGCGACATTGCTGCCTGTCATCTTTTGGCTCGAAAAAGACCCGGTCGCGCGGCAGACGAAAGAGAACCAAGCGAGCTTCAAGGAAGTGTTCGAACACCGGACGCTCGTCTTGTTTGTCGCTACCTTTCTCGTGCAAATCGCCGTTCTTGGCGTCAACTCGATGATGACGATTTTTGTCCAATCGCTCGTCGGCCATTCTAGCAATCTCGCATTTTTATCCGGCCTCGCCTCGTCGATCACTGGCATCGCGACAATGATCGGGACGCCGTATTTAGGCAAGCTCGGCGACCGAATCGGGCAGGAGAAAATGCTGCCGATGCTGCTCGTCCTCTCCGGCCTGCTCGCCTTGCCGCAAGTGTGGACAGATCATATATACGAGCTGTACGTCTGGCGCTTTTTGCAAGGACTTGTCGTCGGCGGCGTATGGCCCGCTATTCAGGCGCTCATCAACGTGCAAAGCCCGCGCCGCATTCAAGGCCGGGTCTTCGGTGTTACGGCCAGCAGCCGCTTCCTCGGCAACCTCGCCGGACCGACCGCCGCCGGCGCGATCGCTGGGCTATGTTCCACCACTTATATTTTCGCTTTATCGGGCTTGCTCCTCGTCGCCACCGGCATCTTGGTCGGATACGCCCACCGCAGCGCCCCCAACACGGCGCGGGGAGAGATGAAAGAAAAACTCGTTGCCTGGATGCACCGCCTCCATAGCCGGCACTAA
- a CDS encoding PspA/IM30 family protein codes for MGIFRRIKTIILAEVNEQIDRWEDPVAMTKQYLRQLEEQLEQGRRALAQQWVAERRYETLIAQAEATVEKRSRQAKLALERNEESVAKLALCDKLLYEKKLEAYKQQYEAIKAKTAEVANRLNQLRERYDELAAKQLELAARVNAAQALKQIDTALASFSADEALRGFARMEERVIALEAEAAAARFGTNAVLSPVPLDEEVEREFAKWKEAQAKNA; via the coding sequence ATGGGCATTTTTCGCCGGATCAAAACGATCATTCTCGCTGAAGTAAACGAACAAATCGACCGCTGGGAAGACCCGGTCGCCATGACGAAACAATACTTGCGCCAGCTCGAGGAGCAGCTCGAACAAGGCCGCCGAGCGCTCGCCCAACAATGGGTCGCCGAGCGGCGTTATGAGACGCTCATCGCCCAAGCCGAGGCGACTGTTGAAAAGCGGAGCCGCCAAGCGAAACTGGCGCTGGAGCGCAATGAAGAATCGGTTGCGAAACTCGCCTTATGCGACAAGCTGCTGTATGAGAAAAAGCTGGAGGCGTACAAACAACAATACGAAGCCATCAAAGCAAAAACGGCGGAAGTCGCCAACCGTCTAAACCAACTGCGTGAGCGGTACGATGAGCTCGCGGCCAAACAGCTGGAGCTCGCTGCCCGCGTCAACGCGGCTCAAGCGTTGAAACAAATCGACACGGCGCTCGCCTCGTTTTCCGCCGATGAAGCGCTGCGTGGCTTTGCCCGCATGGAAGAACGCGTCATCGCCTTAGAAGCCGAAGCGGCCGCCGCTCGGTTCGGAACGAACGCTGTGTTGTCCCCTGTGCCATTGGACGAAGAGGTCGAACGTGAATTCGCGAAGTGGAAAGAAGCCCAAGCGAAAAACGCCTAA
- a CDS encoding P1 family peptidase: MRHKLRALGFSIGSLPTGKRNQITDVPGVRVGHVTIREDIDERTVIRTGVTAVLPHEGNLFLEKVPAACFVLNGFGKTAGLVQVEELGVIESPVMLTNTFSVGEVWQGTLEYMLAITPEIGDTTGSINIVVGECNDSYLNTARALAVTKEHAKQAIANARVEMEEGVVGAGTGMMCFGWKGGVGSSSRIAGGMYTVGALVVSNFGRREELQFVPYVPPSFNERDMPPGSIMMIVATDAPLDARQLKRLAKRAAVGLARTGSRVHHGSGDIVIAFSNAYTMAHFSDAVHQSIPPLVRDDAPLMNELFQAAMEATEEAIWNSLTTAETTTGRNGRVGEAIPYSLLRRMEQ; the protein is encoded by the coding sequence ATGCGTCATAAACTTCGTGCTCTTGGATTTTCAATCGGGTCGCTTCCGACCGGAAAACGGAATCAAATCACGGATGTGCCCGGGGTGCGGGTCGGGCATGTGACGATTCGCGAGGACATCGATGAACGGACGGTGATCCGCACCGGGGTGACAGCGGTGTTGCCGCATGAGGGCAACTTGTTTTTGGAGAAAGTGCCAGCGGCTTGCTTTGTGCTGAACGGGTTTGGGAAAACGGCGGGGCTTGTGCAAGTTGAGGAGCTCGGGGTGATCGAATCGCCGGTGATGTTGACCAATACGTTCAGCGTTGGGGAGGTTTGGCAAGGGACGCTCGAGTATATGCTTGCGATAACGCCGGAGATTGGCGATACGACCGGGTCGATCAACATTGTCGTCGGTGAATGCAATGACAGCTATTTGAACACGGCCCGGGCGCTGGCGGTGACGAAAGAGCATGCGAAACAGGCGATTGCCAATGCGCGGGTGGAGATGGAAGAGGGAGTGGTCGGCGCGGGAACAGGGATGATGTGTTTTGGCTGGAAAGGGGGCGTCGGCAGTTCGTCGCGGATCGCGGGCGGGATGTATACGGTCGGGGCGCTGGTGGTGAGCAACTTTGGGCGGCGCGAGGAGCTGCAGTTTGTGCCGTATGTGCCGCCATCGTTTAATGAACGGGACATGCCGCCTGGGTCGATTATGATGATCGTCGCGACGGATGCGCCGCTTGATGCGCGGCAGCTGAAGCGGCTGGCAAAGCGGGCGGCCGTTGGGTTGGCGCGGACGGGAAGCCGCGTTCATCACGGGAGCGGTGATATTGTCATTGCGTTTTCCAATGCGTATACGATGGCGCATTTTTCTGATGCTGTCCACCAATCCATTCCGCCGCTTGTCCGTGACGACGCGCCGCTTATGAATGAGTTGTTTCAGGCGGCGATGGAGGCGACGGAAGAAGCGATTTGGAATTCACTGACGACGGCGGAGACGACGACCGGACGGAACGGGCGTGTTGGGGAAGCGATTCCGTATTCGTTGCTTCGGCGGATGGAACAGTGA
- a CDS encoding IS4-like element IS5377 family transposase: MNKHTTLPNLMQKLVSDEEIQLIAEAVGYRDSSRTFTLRELIHFFLLAAMHQWKSFRHGADVGPLYGLPRFHYSTVSKKAKEVPYDIMKRLLALIISKCNRQTRRSLRFPKPLRVVDSTTVTVGKNRLPWAPYHGERAGVKLHVAYSPESSLPADVVETIGLRHDGPVGEQLTNAQQVLVEDRAYFKIERLDRFVEQHQLFVIRMKDNIELHQKKSLKRLSSTSSSVQADFTCQLGTKQCRSTKRHRVVIFRDANGRDIRVVTNLFHASAETIADMYQQRWTVEVFFRWVKQYLNVPTLFGTTENAVYNQLFAAFIAYVLLRWLYDQTKKQTNVSLSFISFVRRFFSGQLPLDWKSGMAAALFEYAQIYGRRMYNFG; encoded by the coding sequence ATGAACAAGCATACCACACTCCCGAATTTGATGCAAAAACTTGTTTCGGATGAAGAGATTCAACTGATTGCCGAAGCGGTTGGGTATCGTGATTCGTCTCGAACCTTTACGTTGCGCGAGTTGATTCACTTCTTCCTGCTGGCCGCCATGCATCAATGGAAAAGCTTTCGCCACGGAGCCGATGTGGGGCCTCTGTATGGATTGCCGCGATTCCATTATTCAACTGTATCCAAGAAAGCGAAAGAAGTTCCCTATGACATCATGAAACGCTTGTTGGCGTTGATCATTTCCAAGTGCAACCGCCAAACCCGCCGTTCGCTTCGGTTTCCCAAACCGCTTCGGGTGGTGGATTCGACGACCGTCACGGTCGGGAAAAACCGCCTGCCATGGGCGCCGTATCACGGCGAACGCGCCGGAGTGAAGCTGCACGTCGCGTATTCGCCGGAATCCTCGTTGCCGGCAGACGTGGTGGAAACCATCGGACTGCGTCATGATGGCCCGGTGGGAGAACAGTTGACGAACGCTCAACAAGTGCTGGTGGAAGACCGGGCGTATTTCAAAATCGAACGCCTCGATCGATTTGTGGAGCAGCATCAGCTCTTTGTCATTCGGATGAAGGACAACATCGAACTTCATCAGAAAAAAAGCTTGAAACGCCTTTCCAGCACATCCTCATCGGTTCAAGCCGACTTCACGTGCCAGTTGGGGACGAAACAATGCCGCTCCACCAAGCGTCACCGGGTGGTGATCTTTCGAGATGCGAATGGCCGCGACATTCGGGTCGTGACGAACCTCTTCCATGCGTCTGCGGAAACCATTGCCGACATGTACCAACAACGTTGGACTGTTGAGGTCTTTTTCCGTTGGGTGAAGCAATATCTGAATGTCCCGACCTTGTTTGGCACGACGGAAAATGCGGTATACAACCAACTGTTTGCGGCGTTCATCGCGTATGTGTTGCTGCGATGGCTGTATGATCAAACCAAAAAACAGACGAACGTCTCTCTTTCCTTCATTTCGTTCGTTCGCCGTTTTTTCTCTGGGCAGCTTCCTCTCGATTGGAAATCCGGGATGGCCGCTGCTTTGTTTGAGTATGCCCAAATTTATGGAAGGCGTATGTATAATTTTGGATAA
- a CDS encoding sensor histidine kinase, translated as MINNWNEWRRWLRRLESADLFRRAHWRLTALYSGIFTLFLALFIAIAAALFYWIATSDQERRITRLAEQEADTIEQVLLKQSNFDLFDNESVILLSEDQLFFYVIGPNGDLLAGDEVHPRLRPYFLDALSHFKSNERSPMYMNVSLPEHMPGLAREAARNWRVLAAAYPLIIHGDFAGMLYIGMDVTSFFGVLHWLFIVLIGLAVLFLAVAVALSYFMSKRALVPIEEAYERQRQFVADASHELRTPLSVVFSSVEALTLEEDVMKNEFVRRLLDRLREELKRITKLMNDLLTLARADAKHAALELTKQTFDFRPHAERTFQLVSELAAKKQITMHFHAPEQAIVTADPDKLTQLLYILLDNAIKYTPEGGEVTLSIRTEPKQFLLSVKDTGIGIPPEDIGRIFDRFYRVDKARSRQQGGHGLGLSIAKWIVEAHGGTIHVKSQLGRGTEFLVRLPA; from the coding sequence TTGATAAATAACTGGAACGAATGGCGCCGCTGGCTGCGCCGCTTGGAAAGCGCCGATTTGTTCCGCCGCGCCCATTGGAGGCTGACGGCGCTCTATAGCGGCATTTTCACGTTGTTTCTCGCTTTGTTTATCGCCATCGCCGCCGCGCTGTTTTATTGGATCGCCACATCGGACCAAGAGCGGCGCATCACCCGCCTCGCCGAGCAGGAGGCGGACACGATCGAGCAAGTGTTGTTGAAACAAAGCAATTTCGACTTGTTTGATAATGAAAGCGTCATTCTCTTAAGCGAAGACCAGCTCTTTTTTTACGTCATCGGCCCGAATGGCGACTTGCTGGCGGGGGATGAAGTTCACCCGCGCCTGCGGCCGTATTTTTTGGACGCGTTGTCCCATTTCAAATCAAACGAGCGCTCCCCAATGTACATGAACGTGTCGCTGCCTGAACATATGCCCGGCCTCGCCCGCGAAGCCGCCCGCAACTGGCGGGTGCTCGCTGCCGCCTATCCCCTCATCATCCACGGAGATTTTGCCGGCATGTTGTATATCGGCATGGACGTCACGTCGTTTTTCGGGGTGCTCCATTGGCTATTCATCGTCCTGATTGGCCTTGCCGTCCTGTTTCTTGCCGTGGCGGTGGCGCTCAGCTACTTTATGTCCAAGCGGGCGCTTGTGCCGATTGAAGAAGCGTACGAGCGGCAGCGCCAGTTCGTCGCCGACGCCTCGCACGAGTTGCGCACGCCCTTAAGCGTCGTCTTTTCGTCCGTTGAGGCGCTCACGTTGGAAGAGGACGTCATGAAAAACGAATTTGTCCGCCGCCTGCTTGACCGCCTGCGCGAAGAATTGAAACGGATCACGAAACTGATGAACGACTTGTTGACGCTCGCCCGCGCCGATGCGAAACATGCCGCGTTGGAGCTGACGAAACAGACGTTTGATTTTCGCCCGCACGCCGAGCGCACGTTTCAGCTCGTGTCGGAGCTGGCGGCGAAAAAACAGATCACGATGCATTTTCATGCCCCAGAGCAGGCGATCGTCACCGCCGATCCGGATAAACTGACGCAGCTTTTGTACATTTTGCTCGACAACGCCATCAAATACACCCCGGAGGGCGGAGAGGTGACATTATCGATTCGCACCGAGCCGAAACAGTTTCTTCTCTCGGTGAAAGACACCGGCATCGGCATCCCGCCTGAAGACATCGGCCGCATTTTCGACCGTTTTTACCGCGTCGACAAAGCCCGCTCGCGCCAACAAGGCGGCCACGGCCTCGGGCTGTCCATCGCCAAATGGATCGTGGAGGCCCATGGCGGCACGATCCACGTCAAAAGCCAACTCGGCCGAGGGACGGAGTTTTTGGTCCGCCTGCCCGCCTAG
- a CDS encoding zinc ribbon domain-containing protein — MCPRCGTSHDRDHNAARNILNEGLRLLSL, encoded by the coding sequence GTGTGTCCGCGATGCGGGACGAGCCATGATCGGGATCATAACGCCGCTCGGAATATCCTGAATGAAGGGCTTCGTTTGCTGTCTTTGTAA
- a CDS encoding S1C family serine protease yields MNMMPFEPTPTPQPKCRGRFVSWLAASIAGAVIGSAATWYVAPKWMQEGTNTSTEAAETAAKNEALPLQPAANVKTNMIDAINKVADAVVGVVNIQKQVDFFSEQAQDTEAGTGSGVIFKKDGNTAYIVTNNHVIEDANKVEVALPNGKKVNADIVGADALTDLAVLKIPADGVTKVASFGDSSKVKIGEPVAAIGNPLGLDLSRTVTEGIVSGKRTMSVSTSAGDWELDVIQTDAAINPGNSGGALINSAGQVIGINSMKIAETGVEGLGFAIPSENVKPIVEQLMKDGKIKRPYLGVQLVDVADLSDDVRTDELKLPSTVTSGAAVTAVEPFSPAAEAGLKSKDVITAINGQKIDSVSTLRKYLYTKVSIGDRIKMTVYRDGFEMTVSVTLKARESSQS; encoded by the coding sequence ATGAATATGATGCCATTTGAACCAACCCCAACGCCGCAGCCGAAATGCCGCGGCCGCTTCGTATCGTGGCTTGCCGCTTCCATCGCGGGGGCGGTGATCGGCAGCGCGGCGACGTGGTATGTGGCGCCGAAATGGATGCAGGAAGGAACAAATACGTCAACAGAAGCGGCGGAAACGGCGGCGAAAAACGAAGCGCTGCCATTGCAGCCGGCGGCGAACGTCAAAACGAATATGATTGACGCCATCAACAAAGTGGCCGATGCCGTCGTCGGGGTCGTCAACATTCAGAAGCAAGTCGACTTTTTCTCCGAACAAGCGCAAGATACCGAAGCGGGAACCGGATCAGGCGTGATTTTCAAAAAAGATGGCAACACCGCCTACATTGTGACGAACAACCATGTCATTGAAGATGCGAACAAAGTGGAAGTGGCGCTCCCGAACGGCAAAAAAGTGAACGCCGACATCGTTGGAGCCGATGCGCTCACGGATCTTGCTGTCTTGAAAATCCCGGCCGATGGCGTAACAAAAGTGGCGAGCTTCGGCGACTCGTCGAAGGTGAAAATCGGCGAGCCAGTGGCGGCGATCGGCAACCCGCTTGGGCTCGATTTGTCGCGGACGGTGACCGAGGGGATCGTCAGCGGCAAGCGGACGATGTCTGTATCGACATCAGCGGGGGACTGGGAACTTGACGTCATCCAAACCGACGCGGCGATCAATCCGGGCAACAGCGGCGGCGCCCTCATTAACAGCGCCGGCCAAGTGATCGGCATCAACAGCATGAAAATCGCGGAAACGGGCGTCGAAGGGCTCGGATTTGCCATCCCGAGCGAAAATGTCAAACCGATTGTCGAACAGCTTATGAAAGACGGGAAAATCAAACGCCCATACCTCGGCGTCCAACTGGTCGATGTCGCGGATTTGTCCGATGACGTCCGCACGGATGAACTGAAACTGCCATCCACCGTGACAAGCGGTGCGGCTGTCACGGCGGTCGAGCCATTCTCACCGGCAGCCGAAGCCGGATTGAAATCAAAAGACGTCATTACGGCCATCAACGGCCAAAAAATCGACAGCGTCAGCACCTTGCGCAAATATTTGTACACGAAGGTATCGATTGGCGACCGCATTAAGATGACCGTCTACCGCGACGGATTCGAGATGACCGTGTCCGTCACGCTTAAGGCGAGAGAAAGCAGCCAGTCGTAA
- a CDS encoding response regulator transcription factor, with product MKILLAEDDFHLGELIVHLLKKKGIDHIDWVQEGEDAYDYALAEFYDVVVLDWMLPNGDGVDICRRLRQNGYTGAILMLTAKDAVKDRVTGLEAGADDYLVKPFEIDELAARLKALARRTFVPLQEETVTFHGFTLNRTSHTLHRGDEEIFLTPREFQLLDLLVQNQGQVVPRETILDRVWGWDADVSMKTIDATIKLLRKKLKDDIIQTVRGVGYKIDK from the coding sequence ATGAAGATTTTGCTTGCGGAGGACGACTTTCACCTAGGGGAGCTGATCGTTCATTTATTAAAAAAGAAAGGAATCGACCATATCGACTGGGTGCAGGAAGGAGAAGACGCGTACGATTACGCCTTGGCGGAGTTTTACGATGTCGTCGTGCTCGATTGGATGCTGCCGAACGGCGATGGGGTCGACATTTGCCGCCGCTTGCGGCAAAACGGCTATACGGGGGCGATTTTAATGTTGACAGCGAAAGACGCCGTGAAAGATCGCGTCACGGGGCTTGAAGCCGGGGCGGACGATTACTTGGTCAAACCGTTTGAAATCGATGAGCTCGCAGCCCGTTTAAAAGCGCTCGCCCGCCGCACGTTCGTCCCGCTTCAGGAGGAAACGGTGACCTTCCATGGCTTCACCCTCAACCGGACAAGCCATACACTCCATCGCGGCGATGAGGAAATTTTCCTCACCCCACGCGAGTTTCAGCTTCTCGATCTGCTCGTGCAAAACCAAGGGCAAGTCGTGCCGCGCGAGACGATTTTGGACCGCGTCTGGGGCTGGGATGCGGATGTGTCGATGAAAACCATTGACGCCACCATCAAGCTGTTGCGCAAAAAGTTGAAAGACGATATCATTCAAACCGTTCGAGGAGTGGGATATAAAATTGATAAATAA